The following are encoded together in the Ovis canadensis isolate MfBH-ARS-UI-01 breed Bighorn chromosome 2, ARS-UI_OviCan_v2, whole genome shotgun sequence genome:
- the STOML2 gene encoding stomatin-like protein 2, mitochondrial isoform X1, producing MEKAILLAPVPLIFPSIQRSSLTFLPLPSYLSVSSQVLCFLGRIYIDCLPTPGLAWIPTLQSHVLLKTCDSSSQGLNILIPVLDRIRYVQSLKEIVINVPEQSAVTLDNVTLQIDGVLYLRIMDPYKASYGVEDPEYAVTQLAQTTMRSELGKLSLDKVFRERESLNASIVDAINQAADCWGIRCLRYEIKDIHVPPRVKESMQMQVEAERRKRATVLESEGTRESAINVAEGKKQAQILASEAEKAEQINQAAGEASAVLAKAKAKAEAIRILAAALTQHNGDAAASLTVAEQYVSAFSKLAKDSNTILLPSNPGDVTSMVAQAMGVYGALTKAPVPEAQDSVSSRSSRDVRSTDASLDEELDRVKMS from the exons TCTTCTGGCTCCTGTTCCCTTGATTTTCCCTTCCATTCAGAGATCCAGCCTGACATTCCTACCCTTACCTTCCTATCTATCAGTGTCATCCCAAGTCTTATGTTTTCTGGGCAGAATCTATATTGATtgcctacccactccaggccTAGCTTGGATTCCAACCCTACAGTCCCATGTCCTTCTGAAGACCTGTGACTCCTCTTCCCAGGGCTTGAATATCCTCATCCCTGTGTTAGACCGGATCCGATATGTGCAGAGTCTCAAGGAAATTGTCATCAACGTGCCTGAGCAGTCTGCTGTGACACTTG ACAATGTAACTCTGCAAATTGATGGAGTCCTTTACCTGCGCATCATGGACCCCTATAAG GCAAGCTATGGTGTGGAAGACCCTGAGTATGCTGTCACCCAGCTAGCTCAGACAACCATGAGATCAGAGCTCGGCAAACTCTCTCTGGACAAAGTCTTCCGG GAGCGGGAGTCCCTCAATGCTAGCATCGTGGATGCCATCAACCAGGCTGCCGACTGCTGGGGCATCCGCTGCCTCCGTTACGAGATCAAGGATATCCATGTACCGCCCCGGGTGAAGGAGTCCATGCAGATGCAG gtggaggCAGAGCGGCGGAAACGGGCCACAGTTCTAGAGTCTGAGGGGACTCGAGAGTCAGCCATCAACGTGGCAGAGGGAAAGAAGCAGGCACAGATCCTGGCCTCCGAGGCAGAAAAGGCTGAACAAATAAATCAGGCAGCAG gagAGGCCAGTGCAGTTCTGGCCAAGGCCaaggctaaagctgaagctattCGCATCCTGGCTGCAGCTCTGACACAACAT AACGGAGATGCAGCAGCTTCACTGACTGTGGCCGAGCAGTACGTCAGCGCATTCTCTAAACTGGCCAAGGACTCCAACACCATCCTGCTGCCCTCCAACCCTGGCGACGTCACCAGTATGGTGGCTCAG GCCATGGGTGTGTACGGGGCCCTCACCAAAGCCCCGGTACCGGAAGCCCAGGACTCAGTCtccagcaggagcagcagagatGTCCGGAGCACAGATGCAAGTCTCGATGAGGAACTTGATCGAGTCAAGATGAGTTAA